The DNA segment TAATAGAAAATTACCAATTATAACAATTCATTGTAGACGATGACCGAACGAGGTTGAAATATTAAACTTACCCTGTTAAAAGGACACGTTACTTTTGAAGACATGTCATTGCACGCCAGCCAGTTCTGCATTGTAAGGTTATTGATAAGAATGCTAAGGAGTCCGGCGGCATCGGTTAAGCTAGCTGATATACCGGGGCCTGTTGTTGTTTGGAAACATTTTGCAAAGCTCCATCCGAGACGATCTGAACCCCAAGAACTTGGATCTGTGTTCTTCCACAGCGGATCTCTCGAGGAATGGTCAAGTACGATTTCATCATATAATTTACTGCATATTCCATTCGGACATTTTCTACGACCGTTTGGTTTACTACCAAAGCAGTTATTTGGGAATTGTTCTATGCACGTGCTTCTGTTACAGGCGTTCTTCTGCTTTGCGTGTTCAGGCAAAAGGTTTTGAGACGTACAGTGATTACACTGACGCGCTGATCCTGTCGGCAagccatttattattttttgtaaggATTGGTTACGACAATGCTGCACTTTACCTCCAACAAATTTTTGAAGTCCTTCCTGTAAGTACTCTAAACCCTTTGCGCCGCGGACccaatttttatacagatccTTTTCCAATTCTTCATCTGCCATTACATGTTTGGAAATCTAGGAAATATACTACATTGTTTGGTAAATCATTTATCAAGTAAATGGAAACGTCAGGTCACTTTAATTACACAATATGGACACATTTCTTTTACTTATAATGCAGTGTACACTATTTGTTCAAAAGCGTATAA comes from the Mercenaria mercenaria strain notata chromosome 9, MADL_Memer_1, whole genome shotgun sequence genome and includes:
- the LOC123547070 gene encoding uncharacterized protein LOC123547070; amino-acid sequence: MADEELEKDLYKNWVRGAKGLEYLQEGLQKFVGGKVQHCRNQSLQKIINGLPTGSARQCNHCTSQNLLPEHAKQKNACNRSTCIEQFPNNCFGSKPNGRRKCPNGICSKLYDEIVLDHSSRDPLWKNTDPSSWGSDRLGWSFAKCFQTTTGPGISASLTDAAGLLSILINNLTMQNWLACNDMSSKVTCPFNRARDIRNAILHSSKLELDNPTLSYYLDTFMTVLQDAKCLLHCDGSKQAVDKLLQLKKQQINIRQEDETKLIQNRKEALSELEERTAEGLREIDDRTATAISTFKKDVDNRTNTALSEIEQTKATAKLNVIEEKRSALSDIEEAKRGAEKDFKDNTKAALSE